DNA from Ignisphaera sp.:
TTTCAATCCTTTTTAATCGTGGTATTCCTCTTGGGATTAGAGGCATCTCAATATTCTCTAGCACCGTAAGCCTGTTTATCAAGTTGAAGAACTGGAAAACAAAGCCTATTTTATCGTTTCTTATCCTAGCTATCTCCCCGCTTCCAAGCCTCGAAACATCGATACCATCGATTATCACTCTACCGTTTGTCGGCTTGTCTAAGAGGCCTATCATATTGAGAAGCGTTGTTTTTCCCGATCCAGATGGGCCCATGATAGAAATTATCTCTCCCTCGAAAATCTTTAGAGAAACACCCCTAAGAGCATATGTCACAACATCGCCAAGTCTATAAACCTTTGTAACATTCTCAACAGCTATAATCTCTCTAGCCACAACACACACCCTGATATTCATTAGCCTAAACTCTCTAGACATGAAAACTTTTAAACGTTTTCCACAAAAGGCTGTATCGGCTCTCTCAGACACCTCGGAAGCCGAGGAGAATGAAGAGAGAAGCCGACGGGGTCGAATACCCCCATTCAAACTTCTCTACAAGTTTATATACCAATACCGAAAGAGCTCCGTCTAGAAGCAGGATATTGTGAACTTTATGAGCAGCAAAGACAAGTTCCTAGAAATAGAGTTTGTGTTGGTGAATGTCAGAGGCCTTTTCAAAGACCTTGTACTATATGCTCTAATGAAGCTTGGCAAAGCCCATGGATACGCAATAAAGAAGTTTCTATCCCAAACAATAAAGGTCTATGCCCCTAGCAGCGGGATTCTCTACCCAACCCTCCACGAGCTAGAAAAAGAGGGGATGCTAAAATCATTCATAGAAAAGAATAGAAAGGTCTACACACTCACAGAAGAAGGCAACAAATACATTAGTAGCAAAGCAGAAGAGATTGAAAAAACAATAAAGAAGCTAAACAGGGCAATAGAAATCGCATCATACATCGGACTAAAAAACATGTTCGAAATAATCAAAGAGCTCTGGAACCAAGACATAGAGCCACCCCAAGAAGCACTAGACAAAATAAAAACCAAAATAACAGAAATCATAGAAATACTAAATGAGGTACTGACAAAAAACCAAAAACAATAAAAACATACAAGCAATCCCACCACCCATCCCACAACCAACCAACAAATAAATAGATAAACAAACAGAACCCAATACATCAGAAACAATACTTCCATTACTATCGACACATTCAACTCCATTTTCTACTCCCTTATGGGAGTTTCGATTGGTGTGTGCAAGGGTGCTATAAAGAGCTTAGAATGATTTTATAGCAGGGTCTAGTCTTTGCTGGACTGTGGTTGGCTATCTGTAGCCTAGGGCTATGGTTAGTGTTGCTGATATTAGTGATGATAGTATGAATATTGTGTATAGTGCTGTGACAAGCTCTTTCTCGTTTAGTCCGTTTCTGGCGAAGCCTGTTACTAGTCTTACTAGTGTTATTGGTGCTGATGGGTCTTTTGATGCGTGTATGCAGCCTTTTTCGTCTACTTGTGTTGGTCTTTTTACGCTTTCTTTTTGTAGGAAGCCTTTAACTGATGCTATGTAGTAGAACCCGTTTATGAACATTGGTACTGATGCCATTATGTAGTATAGTTCTAGTCTGTATTTTGCTAGCATTAGGGGTATTGTTACGCCTAGTAGGAATGCGCCTGTGTTTCCATTGAATATTTTGGCTGGGTAAACATTGAATATGGCATATGCTAGTACTGTTGCTATGACTGTTAGTAGGGGGAGGCAAGACTCTATATCTGAGCCTGTCAGCAGCTTTGTTGCCAATGCAAATATGTGTGTTGATAGAACGAATATTGGTAGTGTGCCGTTGTGGGTGTCTATCATGTTTGCGCCGTTCTGGTAAACTGTGAATGCTGCTAGAAGTAGTAGTGGGTATAGAGTCGATATTCTTATGTAGCCTACGACGGGTATCCAAGGCCTTGGGTAATAGGCTTGTAGCAACAGTATTGGGATGGCTGGTGCAAAGCCAAGAACTATTTTCCACCTAGACTTGAGGTCTAGCAGATCATCTGCCAACCCAATTGCAAATGATATTAGAACAGATGATAGGAAAACCTCTAGGTAGGCAGAGTCCGTATAGCCATTGGCGAAGAGAAGCAGAAACCCTGTCACCAGACCAGCCAAAACACCGAAGCCACCTACACACGGTATCTTCGGCTTGCTAACCTTGTGAACATCTGTGCATAGAATTCCAAGCCTCCTCTCAACAAATATGGAGAAAACAGTTGCTAGTGCTGTGACCAGAGCTGTTGTAACTAGTATGTATGGCCATTCCATAGCAATCAGCTATATGGTGTTTTTGTTGCCTCAGAATAAAAAACTTGTTCATTAACTGTTGTATGGTTTGATACTATTGCGTTGGATAGATAGTGACCGTCTCCTCTCTTGTAACAATCCTCCCCTTCTCTATCTCATACAAGACTATCCTCGCCACCCAGTTCCTATAAAGCTCTATCTCTATAAACGATGGTTTGAAAGAGCCTCCACCACCACCCCACACACCAGTAATAGAACCGGGGTTTACATGCAGAACGCCAGAGTCGACTGTTATAAAAGGTGAGTGGGTATGACCTGAGACAAGTATTGATGCACCCACGCTCTTAGCAATCATGGTCAAGGCGCCTATATTGCCCCTTGGCCTAACCTGATCCCCGTGGACAACACCAATCTTTACCCCAAAAACATCAACTATCTCCTCCTCTGGAAGATCAAGATAATCCATGTTTCCCTGGACAACGTATGTCTTCTTCCCCAGGCTCTTTACATAGTCTAGCACATCCTGGTCAACAACATCACCAGCATGGATGACAACATCATATCTTCTATTCTTAAACAATTCCACAAACTCGTTTGGAAACCAATCAGCTCTCTCATGAATGTGGCTATCAGACATCACCAGTATCAGATATCTCTCCATCTCAATCGCCACAGCTAGTTGCTTCAGCATAGACTGCCTATGGATATGGCTTTAAATGTTTAGTTCGGCATATAATTCATTTTCAGTAGTAAAGTTTTTAAACTCTCTCCAGATATATCTGCAGATACATCTAGTGATATTGATGCTCAGACCATCGCAAAAGGAATTCGAATTCAACACAGTTCTCATAATACTCTATGCTCTCTCCAAGGGACCTGCTCATGGGTATGAGATTATGAGGAGGATTAAAGAGGAGTTCTATATGCACAAAAGCCCAGGTATTCTATACCCATCTCTGAAAAAGCTCGTCTCCATGGGCTATATAGAGGTTGCTGAACAGGGTACGAGGGGCAGGAAGCTTCTGAGGGTATACAGGCTTACTGAGGAGGGGGCAAAACTCCTCTCCAACAATATAAGCAGAGTTGAGCATATAAAGAGGTTTTCTAGGGGGATGAAGATTTTCGAGGATTGTGGTGGTCGCATGCTTCGGGAGTCTATCTTCAGGCTTGTGGAAGTTCTTCCAAATGCGAGTAAAGATGATTTGGAGCAGCTCAGCGTTATTGTAAGTGGTTTTGTGAGGGAATTGGATGGGTTGAGGAATAGGATCATATCTAGGGGTGCGTAGGCATGGAGTTTGATATAGTTGTTGAAAATCTTGTTAAGAGGTATGGACCTGTCGAGGCTGTTAGGGGGATAAGCTTCCAGGTTAGAAAGGGTGAGATATTCGGGTTTCTAGGGCCGAATGGAGCTGGGAAGACAACCACAATACACATTCTAGCAACCCTACTCAAACCAACGTCTGGAAAAGCTCTTGTAGCTGGCTATGATGTTGTTTCAGAGCCTGACAGGGTTAGAAAGAATATTGGCATTGTTTTCCAAGATCCATCTCTAGACGATAATCTTACTGGCTACGAAAATCTGTACATACATGGAAGGCTCTATGGATTGAATGGACAGGGTCTGAGAGAGAGGATTGAGGAGGCGCTGAAGTTTGTTGAGCTATGGGATTTCAGGGACAGGCTTGTGAGAAACTACTCTGGTGGTATGAGGAGGAGACTAGAGATAGCTAGGGCAATGCTACACACACCTAGAATACTATTCCTAGACGAGCCAACCATAGGCCTTGACCCACAGACAAGGGTTCATATATGGGACTATATAAGGAAGCTTAACAAAGAATATGGAACAACAATTTTCCTAACAACGCATTATATGGAGGAGGCTGAGATGCTTTGCAGTAGAATAGCCATTATAGACCATGGAAAGATAATTGCCTTGGGAACAGCAGAAGAGCTCAAATCGATGGTGGGCTCGGACATAGTCTATGTAAAGCTTGCCAAGCCAGATCCAGATATATGCTCAAAGCTATCGATAGCAGGTGTAGATAGCTGCAAAGTTGTTGAGGGCGGCATGGTGGCTCTACAAGTTAAGAAGGCGTCTGAGGCCATACCAGCAATTCTACTCCACCTAGATAGACTCGAGATTAGGGTTGCAGAAGTTAGCTATAGAAGACCATCTCTAAATGATGTATTCATACACTTGACTGGCAGGGAGATAAGAGATAGTGAAGGTAGCTTTATCGAAGTTGCTAGAATGAGGCATAGGGCGAGGATGAGGTGATGAAAATGTTAGAGTCCATATACATAATGGCCTATAGACAGATAAAGAGATTTATTAGAGCAAGGTCTAGAATAGCTGGCACAATAATAAATAACATTCTCTGGCTACTCTTCTTTGGGCTCGGCTGGGCATTCACACTAAGGGGGCAGCAATTCCAGGTGCTTTTCAAGGGGCTCGACTATCTAGCGTTTCTACTGCCAGCCACTTTCGCAACGTCAATATTCCAGGCAAGCTTCATGGGCGGGATCTCAGTTATTTGGGACAAACAGTTTGGCTTCCTGAAAGAGGTTCTTGTAGCCCCAGCCCCAAGATCTCTAACAATTCTTGGAAGAGCATTGGGAGACTCCATAGTCTCTCTGTTGAATGGCTTGATAATGCTTGCAATGGGCTTTGCACTAACATCCAAGTTGAACCCAGCTGGGCTTCCAATGACCCTTGCAATAGGGTTTATAATGGCAGTTGGGTTCACGTCAATGGGAATAGCAATAGCCTCTACCATGAGGAGTCCCGAGGGCTTTCAGCTTATTGTAGGAACAATAACAATGCCTATGACCCTGCTGAGCGGATCTATGTTCCCACTGAACATGACCCCAGAGTGGATGCAGATACTGGCCCTCATATCCCCGCTGACATATGCTGTTGATCTCTGCAGATACTTCTTGTCTGGAGTGTCATTCCTGAACATGGTATATCCTTGGCTAACCCAAGAAGTTGAGATGCTGTTGCTTGTGGTAACATCTCTAGTCTTGATGGTCATAGCTATGAGAATGTTTGAAAAAACCACAATAGAGTGAACACCATGAAGCCCCTGGCAATGTTTTTAACCCAGCGATTTTATGTATTCGCTTATTCCTGATATAACCATTTCAACAGCGAATGAGGCTATAATTATCGACATAAACCTCCCCAGCCCGTGTATGAAGGTTGTTCCAGCCAGCCTAGCGATCTCCCTTGCCACTCTAAGCACTATATATGTTATTACAAATGCTATGTATGATGCTATCAAAGTGTTTAAAATTCCGTAGAGCTTCGCAGACGTTATTAGAAGTGTCATGGTCCCTGGCCCAACGATGAGCGGCGTTGCTATCGGCACTATGATGTATGTTCCAACATCTATCTTCTCAGGTTTGTGCCCAGTTAGGAGAGTGTCTATAGCTGTTGCCATCAGTATTATCCCTGCAGCCATTTTGAATGCCGGTATACTTATGCCAAATAGCGATAGTATGTAACCGCCTACAACAGCAAAAATGTTTAGTAGAATGAATATCGCTAGAGCAGCCTTGTCAATGAGTTTCTTGCTCTCATCCTGAGGCAATGTCGATATCACGTCTAGAAGTGTTGGGATAGCGGCTAGGGGATCCATTATAGCAAATAGCTGGATAGACAGCATAGCTATTGTTGATGGCTCCACCACAGCCATGGCTAAAAGCCTTTTATATTGAGAACTTGGGATAACAAACCTAAAAATGTTTGGGTTTCATGCATGAACAGGGCAATCCATGTTGCACTATTTGTTGTTGCATCAATCAGCATAGGCTCTGCATCCATACTTGTTAGACTTTCAAATGCATCGCCAATTGCCTGCGCCTTTTGGAGGCTTGTAATAGCGGCTATAGTACTTGCCCTTATACCAACCAGCGAAAAAATGCCTCGGCCTATACCACATAAGCATTTTCTCAACACCTTCATAGCGGGCTTTGCTCTCGCATCACACTTTGCTTTATGGATGGACTCTCTATTCAGAGTCTCTGTAGCGGTTAGCACAACAATTGTTGTCCTATATCCAGTACACCTAGCAATTATAGAGTTTTTGAAAGGTGAGAAGCCAACCCATTTAGAGGTTATAGGTATTGCCACAAGCTTTCTGAGTGTTGTTCTACTCGCTGCATATACACAGCATAGCCCTGCAAAAAACAGTCTCGTAGGGGTTGTAGAATCGTTTGCAGCATCTATAGCAGCCGCCGTGTACTTCTACATAGGGAGGGTCTCAAGAAAATACATGGGGATTAGAGAATACTCTGTAGCAACATATGCTACAGCATCTATAATAGCACTTACATATAGCTTCATCGCCAAGGACGACGTTTTATCATATCTACAAAGATCTTGGGTATGGCTACTAGCCCTAGCCATAATCCCGATGATAGGTGGGCACACAACAATGAACTACCTTCTAAAGTTCTACAAAAGCTCGACGGTAACATCAATAGCCTTGGCAGAGCCAGCAATCGCAACAACACTAGCAACAATAATTCTAAAAGAGCCTTTAGAGCCCATATACGTGATATCCCTAGCGCTTGCAACAGCAGGGACTGCAACTGTTTTAAAAGTTGGGGGAAATGTATAATAAAGCAAACCACACATCATTAAGCTATATAACATATGATATGGCATTTCATGCCTTGGATGGATGAACAACCAATATGTGTAACGAGCTAAGAATTCCCAGGGATTTGCCTTTTAGTAACATGCAAACCTAATTTCTATACCATGTTTTGTGAGTAGAAAGACTTATTGTGTTGATCAGCACAATCTTATTAACGCACAGTATTTGCGGTGGTTTGGATGGTCGTTGTTTGTATTGGTAGTAGAAACCCATCTAAGGTTGAGGGTATTAAGAGGGCTTTTCAAGCTTTCTTCAAAGAAGTTGATATTGTGAGTTGTGCTGTTGAGACTGGGCTTTCGCCACAGCCAATAGGTATAGATGTTATTATGGAGGGTGCTAGGATAAGAGGTGAAAAAGCATTGAAATGCTTCAGTAGCTGTGACTATGGTGTTGGCGTTGAAGCGGGTTTTATAAGACTTGGTGAAAGCTTTTACGATGTGCAGATAGCATATGTAGTTGATAGAGATGGTCGAGGTTCTTATGGGCTATCCCCAGCTTTTCCAATACCAAGGAGATTCGTTGAATTGATAATGAAAGGTGTTTTCAGAGAGCTTGAAGAGGTTGTTGATTACCATTATGGAACTAGGGATATAGGGGAGAAGGGAGGATTTATAAAGCTACTAACAAGAGGTGTTGTTCTTAGAGAGGATCTGGTCTACTACTCAGTCATAACAGCGCTAATACCATTCATAAACAGGGATATATACACCTAACAGCATATTATTTGCGAACCACAACAATGTTGCCTCATAACACTTGGCTATCCTTCTCGCATAACCTAGTCTTTCTTATTTCAATACAATCTATGTTTTCCCTGATGTTTGCCGGTATTCTCTACTTGCGCCTCTTTATAGCTACTGTTATAGCTAATGCGATAGCTGTGAAAGCTAGTGCCATGCTCACTATGAGCCCTTTTGATATTGTGTCCACTTTGCTGCTCATGTCCTTGTAGTAGCTATGTACTGTTTGGTTCAATGCACTTATATTGTTCATAGCCTCTTCTAAACCGCTCTCAGTATTTCTTATCTCTGTTGCTATGCTATTCAATCTGTTCTCTATGCCTGTTTCAATAGCTGTTATGTTTCTGGCTATGCTGTTAACCATTTTTGTTATCTCCTCTTCTGGTTTTTGCGGCAGTATAGAAAGTGTTGTTGTGTATGGCACCACCGTGTCATTTACCCTGATATATATTGTTGCAATTGCCTCTGCAGAAATGAATATTGTCTTTGGTATTGGCTCTATCCACACCCTATACACATTGTTGTATGGTTTTGAAATGTTAACTATCCTTATATCTATTGAGTTGCTTGGCTTTGCAACTATCTCAACTCTATCTATAGATATGTCTATCGGTGCTGATATCTCTATGTAGCTCTCCTCCCCAGCAATGTAATAGCTTTTCGTTTTTATTAGAAGGGGTAGGAGTGTATACAGTCTACGCACCTCGACAGTAGTGTTATTGACTATGTATGTTCTATTCACAACCTCTACCTCTTTAGCTGCAACAGGTTTTGATATGTATAGTGGCTGGCTAAGGACTATGCTCGGATTTGTGTAGTCATACAATGTGATGTTATACCAATTGCCTCTCTCAACATAGGGTACCACCAGACTTGCGTATATCCAGCCCCTCAGACTAGCTATGTCTAGACAAGCTATGTTATCGCCGATGCGTATCGCTACCAGATCCCCTATACCAACACCAGCAACAACAATATCTAGAACAGCTCCGCTAGAGATATTTGCACCGATGTTCTTGGTTGGTAGATAGAGAGCGGGGTTTACATAGATAAGTATTTTGCCGTAGTAGACATTGTTTCCCTCAACACCGGCA
Protein-coding regions in this window:
- a CDS encoding ABC transporter ATP-binding protein, translated to MNIRVCVVAREIIAVENVTKVYRLGDVVTYALRGVSLKIFEGEIISIMGPSGSGKTTLLNMIGLLDKPTNGRVIIDGIDVSRLGSGEIARIRNDKIGFVFQFFNLINRLTVLENIEMPLIPRGIPRLKRIEMAREALIKAGGDVSWLPKKPLQLSGGQQQRVAIARAIVANPRIILADEPTGNLDRASARTVMKTFLELNKMGATIAIITHDPEIANCTQKIYIIRDGRIVAVQTPDPSKCILYTQ
- a CDS encoding PadR family transcriptional regulator, yielding MSSKDKFLEIEFVLVNVRGLFKDLVLYALMKLGKAHGYAIKKFLSQTIKVYAPSSGILYPTLHELEKEGMLKSFIEKNRKVYTLTEEGNKYISSKAEEIEKTIKKLNRAIEIASYIGLKNMFEIIKELWNQDIEPPQEALDKIKTKITEIIEILNEVLTKNQKQ
- a CDS encoding YfcE family phosphodiesterase, with protein sequence MERYLILVMSDSHIHERADWFPNEFVELFKNRRYDVVIHAGDVVDQDVLDYVKSLGKKTYVVQGNMDYLDLPEEEIVDVFGVKIGVVHGDQVRPRGNIGALTMIAKSVGASILVSGHTHSPFITVDSGVLHVNPGSITGVWGGGGGSFKPSFIEIELYRNWVARIVLYEIEKGRIVTREETVTIYPTQ
- a CDS encoding PadR family transcriptional regulator; the protein is MLRPSQKEFEFNTVLIILYALSKGPAHGYEIMRRIKEEFYMHKSPGILYPSLKKLVSMGYIEVAEQGTRGRKLLRVYRLTEEGAKLLSNNISRVEHIKRFSRGMKIFEDCGGRMLRESIFRLVEVLPNASKDDLEQLSVIVSGFVRELDGLRNRIISRGA
- a CDS encoding ATP-binding cassette domain-containing protein; its protein translation is MEFDIVVENLVKRYGPVEAVRGISFQVRKGEIFGFLGPNGAGKTTTIHILATLLKPTSGKALVAGYDVVSEPDRVRKNIGIVFQDPSLDDNLTGYENLYIHGRLYGLNGQGLRERIEEALKFVELWDFRDRLVRNYSGGMRRRLEIARAMLHTPRILFLDEPTIGLDPQTRVHIWDYIRKLNKEYGTTIFLTTHYMEEAEMLCSRIAIIDHGKIIALGTAEELKSMVGSDIVYVKLAKPDPDICSKLSIAGVDSCKVVEGGMVALQVKKASEAIPAILLHLDRLEIRVAEVSYRRPSLNDVFIHLTGREIRDSEGSFIEVARMRHRARMR
- a CDS encoding ABC transporter permease, with the translated sequence MLESIYIMAYRQIKRFIRARSRIAGTIINNILWLLFFGLGWAFTLRGQQFQVLFKGLDYLAFLLPATFATSIFQASFMGGISVIWDKQFGFLKEVLVAPAPRSLTILGRALGDSIVSLLNGLIMLAMGFALTSKLNPAGLPMTLAIGFIMAVGFTSMGIAIASTMRSPEGFQLIVGTITMPMTLLSGSMFPLNMTPEWMQILALISPLTYAVDLCRYFLSGVSFLNMVYPWLTQEVEMLLLVVTSLVLMVIAMRMFEKTTIE
- a CDS encoding MarC family protein — protein: MAVVEPSTIAMLSIQLFAIMDPLAAIPTLLDVISTLPQDESKKLIDKAALAIFILLNIFAVVGGYILSLFGISIPAFKMAAGIILMATAIDTLLTGHKPEKIDVGTYIIVPIATPLIVGPGTMTLLITSAKLYGILNTLIASYIAFVITYIVLRVAREIARLAGTTFIHGLGRFMSIIIASFAVEMVISGISEYIKSLG
- a CDS encoding DMT family transporter: MNRAIHVALFVVASISIGSASILVRLSNASPIACAFWRLVIAAIVLALIPTSEKMPRPIPHKHFLNTFIAGFALASHFALWMDSLFRVSVAVSTTIVVLYPVHLAIIEFLKGEKPTHLEVIGIATSFLSVVLLAAYTQHSPAKNSLVGVVESFAASIAAAVYFYIGRVSRKYMGIREYSVATYATASIIALTYSFIAKDDVLSYLQRSWVWLLALAIIPMIGGHTTMNYLLKFYKSSTVTSIALAEPAIATTLATIILKEPLEPIYVISLALATAGTATVLKVGGNV
- the yjjX gene encoding inosine/xanthosine triphosphatase, whose protein sequence is MVVVCIGSRNPSKVEGIKRAFQAFFKEVDIVSCAVETGLSPQPIGIDVIMEGARIRGEKALKCFSSCDYGVGVEAGFIRLGESFYDVQIAYVVDRDGRGSYGLSPAFPIPRRFVELIMKGVFRELEEVVDYHYGTRDIGEKGGFIKLLTRGVVLREDLVYYSVITALIPFINRDIYT